One Armatimonadota bacterium DNA segment encodes these proteins:
- a CDS encoding xanthine dehydrogenase family protein molybdopterin-binding subunit, protein METRWIGKPLRRREDGRFLRGEARYLDDLVFPGTLHMVVIRSPYAHGVLRAIRTERARACPGVVEVVTAEGLPPDLQGVPPAPVEGAEVASVPHPLLARDRVRYVGEPVAVVVAESRAAAYDAAAEVELDVEPLPALVEVQEALRGEIRLHESVPDNVLFRWHRAGGEVETAFRKAARVVRGRFRIPRLAAVPLEPRGALASYDPGTETLTLWCSAQGPHQPRAQLSRILRLPEDRIRVVVPDVGGAFGSKGSLPPEAALAAWLAMRLGRPVKWVETRRENLQASYQGRGLEAEVEMAVDETGRFTGVRATLWADVGAYLYPSTVIPPVTTALLLTGAYTVPAAEVTVLGVATNKVPTGPYRGAGRPEAAYLVERMVDLVAQEMGVDPVELRFRNLIPPDAFPYRTPLGFTYDSGNYPQALQRLQALLEAEGWRTLRERARVEGRLVGIGVALYVERVGAREWESASVSVLPSGRVVVRTGSTAHGQGHETTFAQIAAELLHLDVADITVQYGDSAMVPPGVGTFGSRSTTIGGSALVVALEKIREKAAHIAAHLLEAAEADLEWAEGKLRVRGSPDRAISWQEIAAAAYQPGRLPREVEPGLNAYGYFALPGLVFPYGAYGAVVEVDRETGEVRLLKLVAVDDAGRIVNPLLAEGQVRGGIAQGIGQALLEEVVYGGDGQLLTASLAEYALPRAEQVPEVTSEFMETPSPLTPLGVKGLGEAGTIGMPAAVANAVMDALGPLGVRHLDFPFRPERVWRAIRERATRT, encoded by the coding sequence ATGGAGACGCGGTGGATCGGGAAACCCCTGCGGCGTCGGGAGGATGGGCGGTTCCTCCGGGGGGAGGCCCGTTACCTCGACGACCTGGTCTTCCCGGGGACGCTCCACATGGTGGTGATCCGGAGCCCCTATGCCCACGGGGTGCTCCGGGCGATCCGGACGGAGCGGGCCCGGGCCTGCCCTGGGGTGGTGGAGGTGGTCACCGCGGAAGGCCTTCCCCCGGACCTGCAGGGGGTCCCCCCCGCGCCGGTGGAAGGAGCAGAGGTGGCATCCGTCCCGCATCCGCTGCTTGCCCGGGACCGGGTGCGGTACGTGGGAGAACCCGTGGCCGTGGTGGTGGCGGAAAGCCGGGCCGCGGCGTACGACGCCGCGGCGGAGGTGGAGCTGGACGTGGAGCCGCTGCCCGCGCTGGTGGAGGTCCAGGAGGCGTTACGGGGGGAGATACGGCTTCACGAATCCGTCCCGGACAACGTGCTCTTCCGGTGGCACCGGGCGGGAGGGGAGGTCGAGACGGCATTCCGGAAAGCCGCACGGGTGGTGCGGGGCCGCTTCCGGATCCCCCGCCTGGCCGCGGTCCCCCTCGAGCCCCGCGGGGCGCTTGCCTCCTATGACCCGGGCACGGAGACCCTCACCCTGTGGTGCTCCGCCCAGGGACCGCACCAGCCCCGGGCGCAGCTCAGCCGGATTTTGCGGCTCCCCGAGGACCGGATCCGGGTGGTGGTGCCGGACGTGGGAGGGGCTTTCGGGAGCAAGGGGAGCCTGCCACCGGAGGCGGCCCTCGCGGCATGGCTGGCCATGCGGTTGGGGCGCCCCGTGAAGTGGGTGGAAACCCGTCGGGAGAACCTCCAAGCTTCCTACCAGGGCCGGGGACTGGAAGCGGAAGTGGAGATGGCGGTGGATGAGACCGGGCGCTTCACTGGGGTGCGGGCCACCCTATGGGCCGACGTGGGTGCCTATCTCTACCCTTCGACCGTCATCCCGCCCGTTACCACCGCCCTGCTGCTCACGGGTGCCTACACCGTCCCCGCTGCGGAGGTCACGGTGCTGGGGGTGGCCACGAACAAGGTTCCGACCGGACCCTACCGGGGCGCGGGGCGTCCCGAGGCCGCCTACCTCGTGGAGCGCATGGTGGACCTCGTGGCCCAGGAGATGGGCGTGGATCCCGTGGAGCTGCGCTTCCGTAACCTCATCCCTCCAGACGCCTTTCCGTACCGCACCCCCCTCGGGTTCACCTATGACTCCGGGAACTACCCTCAGGCCCTGCAGCGCCTGCAGGCCCTCCTGGAGGCAGAGGGATGGCGGACCTTGCGGGAGCGGGCCCGGGTGGAAGGGAGGCTTGTGGGGATCGGGGTGGCGCTGTACGTGGAGCGGGTGGGAGCCCGGGAGTGGGAGAGCGCCTCGGTCTCCGTGCTCCCCTCCGGCCGGGTGGTGGTGCGCACGGGGTCCACCGCCCACGGTCAGGGACACGAGACCACCTTCGCGCAGATCGCGGCGGAACTCCTGCACCTGGACGTGGCGGACATCACCGTCCAGTACGGCGACTCCGCGATGGTCCCCCCGGGGGTGGGAACCTTCGGGAGCCGTTCCACCACCATCGGGGGGTCCGCCCTGGTGGTGGCGCTGGAGAAGATCCGGGAAAAGGCTGCGCACATCGCCGCCCACCTGCTGGAAGCGGCGGAGGCGGACCTCGAGTGGGCAGAGGGGAAGCTGCGGGTGCGTGGGTCTCCCGACCGGGCGATCTCCTGGCAGGAGATCGCAGCCGCCGCGTATCAACCCGGCCGTCTTCCGCGGGAGGTGGAGCCGGGGCTCAACGCGTACGGGTACTTCGCCCTGCCAGGGCTCGTGTTCCCCTACGGCGCGTATGGGGCCGTGGTGGAGGTGGATCGGGAGACGGGGGAAGTCCGGCTGTTGAAGCTGGTGGCGGTGGACGACGCGGGACGCATCGTAAACCCCCTCCTCGCGGAAGGACAGGTACGGGGCGGGATCGCGCAGGGGATCGGACAGGCGCTCCTGGAGGAGGTGGTGTACGGAGGAGACGGGCAGCTTTTGACCGCGAGCCTCGCGGAGTACGCCCTGCCGCGGGCGGAGCAGGTTCCGGAGGTGACGTCCGAGTTCATGGAGACGCCCAGCCCGCTGACCCCCCTCGGGGTCAAGGGACTCGGGGAGGCGGGGACCATCGGGATGCCTGCCGCGGTGGCGAACGCGGTGATGGACGCGCTGGGGCCGCTGGGGGTACGGCACCTGGACTTCCCCTTCCGGCCGGAGCGGGTGTGGCGGGCCATCCGGGAGCGTGCGACACGGACCTAG
- a CDS encoding ABC transporter ATP-binding protein has protein sequence MGEGLQIEGLSLRFGDLLVLDRVDLEVGEGEFVCLVGPSGCGKSTLLNVVAGFGLPGNPEIEGTVRWQGRVIRSHRDWKGELGYVFQRDNLLPWYTLEQNVLVSLRVRQVPPHEAIRRARQEITRVGLSGFERHFPHQLSGGMRQRASLARTLVYGPKVMLMDEPFGALDAHTRMHLQRELTGLWTEHRATILFVTHDLSEAIVLGQRVVVLSNRPGRVTAEYSVPFPYPRDPVDLQGRKEFAMLQAEVWSRLAEEFRRADQHLLREGVL, from the coding sequence GTGGGTGAAGGGTTGCAGATCGAGGGGCTTTCCCTGCGGTTCGGAGACCTCCTCGTGCTGGACCGCGTGGATCTAGAGGTGGGAGAAGGAGAGTTCGTTTGCCTGGTGGGGCCGAGTGGTTGTGGAAAGTCTACCCTTCTCAACGTGGTGGCGGGGTTTGGACTCCCCGGGAATCCGGAGATCGAAGGGACGGTGCGGTGGCAGGGCCGGGTGATCCGGAGCCACCGGGATTGGAAGGGGGAGTTGGGCTACGTGTTCCAGCGGGACAACCTCCTTCCCTGGTACACCTTGGAGCAGAACGTCCTGGTGAGCCTGCGCGTGCGGCAGGTGCCGCCGCACGAGGCGATCCGCCGGGCGCGCCAGGAGATTACCCGGGTCGGGCTGAGCGGCTTTGAACGACATTTTCCGCACCAGCTGTCCGGAGGGATGCGGCAGCGGGCGTCGTTGGCCCGCACCCTGGTGTACGGCCCGAAAGTGATGCTGATGGACGAGCCCTTTGGAGCCTTGGACGCCCACACCCGGATGCACCTCCAGCGGGAGCTCACAGGCCTTTGGACGGAGCATCGGGCCACCATACTCTTTGTCACCCACGACCTCTCCGAGGCCATCGTTCTCGGACAGCGGGTCGTGGTGCTTTCCAACCGGCCCGGCCGGGTCACGGCGGAGTACTCCGTGCCCTTCCCGTATCCACGGGATCCGGTGGACCTCCAGGGACGGAAGGAGTTCGCCATGCTGCAGGCGGAGGTGTGGTCACGCCTCGCAGAGGAATTCCGGCGCGCGGACCAGCACCTCCTTCGGGAGGGTGTTCTGTGA
- a CDS encoding ABC transporter permease has translation MNLALSPSRRARVGVYRGGARILALRAGFVATMLLAWASVSGDLVPGWRAMPRALLPSPGEVLKALWAYAQSGDLAADAFYTLSEATGGLALAIVIGIAVGVLFAYVRLLGQAAEPLMVALNAMPRYALAPLFVIWFGLGMASKVALVFFAVFFVVFFNVYQGVQTIDRNWVRGIEVMGGGPREIARYVILPYVVSWVVAALRTSIGVSLGVAVVGEFVGSVQGLGYRMVISVGVLDTPRTFAIVLILAAVGYSIVSLATAVERRLLRWQREA, from the coding sequence GTGAACCTGGCGCTCTCTCCATCCCGGCGGGCCCGGGTCGGGGTGTACCGGGGCGGGGCAAGGATCCTGGCCCTGCGGGCCGGGTTCGTGGCAACAATGCTCTTGGCCTGGGCCTCGGTGAGCGGGGATCTGGTGCCGGGTTGGCGGGCCATGCCCCGTGCCCTCCTGCCGTCCCCCGGGGAGGTTTTGAAGGCCCTGTGGGCGTACGCGCAGAGCGGGGATCTAGCGGCCGACGCCTTCTACACCCTTTCGGAGGCGACGGGGGGCCTGGCCTTGGCCATCGTCATCGGGATCGCGGTGGGGGTGCTGTTCGCCTACGTGCGGCTGCTGGGCCAGGCGGCAGAGCCCCTGATGGTGGCCCTGAACGCCATGCCCCGGTACGCGCTCGCGCCCCTGTTCGTGATTTGGTTCGGGCTTGGGATGGCGTCCAAGGTTGCCCTGGTGTTCTTCGCGGTGTTCTTCGTGGTGTTCTTCAACGTGTACCAGGGGGTACAGACGATCGACCGCAACTGGGTGCGGGGAATTGAGGTGATGGGCGGGGGACCACGGGAGATCGCCCGCTACGTGATCCTGCCGTACGTGGTGAGCTGGGTGGTGGCGGCCCTGCGGACCTCCATCGGGGTGTCTCTGGGGGTGGCGGTGGTGGGCGAGTTCGTGGGGTCCGTGCAGGGCCTCGGCTACCGGATGGTGATCTCCGTGGGCGTGCTGGACACGCCCCGTACCTTCGCCATCGTGTTGATCCTGGCCGCGGTCGGGTATAGCATCGTGAGCCTGGCGACTGCCGTAGAGCGAAGGCTCCTGCGGTGGCAGCGGGAGGCTTGA
- a CDS encoding ABC transporter substrate-binding protein, which translates to MRRSELLVLIGLLVGLVSVSPGIAQQGPVQLDLPVVAAVEPALPVLVAEAAGYFRGEGVEVGRILLSGGVAIRNLLIGGRTSFGVIGTEHIPLARLAGAPLKGIAPVYDRLHVTLIVRSALRRQVRRVEDLKGRTVGVTAPGSFTWSIAVTFLKKAGLEPERDVRLLPVGTDASVMYTALQTGRVDALAFSEPVLSRVEVDGVGFMLVNIFDPYVLRRWMGTDLLLVGVLATTESVIRSQPEVVAAMVRAVQKGLAYIRSHSSQEIVQLVVRDPKTAQLFQGVAPELAVKMINRIRHGYGTGCLSRTGYEAELRRMMDTGVIKQPVPFEEALEPRWAGVCAR; encoded by the coding sequence ATGCGGAGATCGGAATTGCTGGTTCTGATTGGGTTGCTGGTGGGTCTGGTAAGCGTGTCCCCCGGGATTGCACAACAGGGGCCCGTGCAGCTGGACCTCCCCGTGGTCGCTGCCGTGGAGCCTGCGTTGCCCGTTTTGGTGGCGGAAGCGGCAGGGTACTTCCGTGGGGAGGGGGTGGAGGTCGGACGGATTCTTCTGTCCGGCGGTGTGGCGATCCGCAACCTCCTCATCGGTGGCCGTACGTCTTTCGGGGTCATCGGAACGGAGCACATTCCCCTCGCGCGACTCGCGGGCGCTCCCCTGAAGGGGATCGCTCCCGTCTACGACCGGCTGCACGTCACCCTCATCGTCCGCTCGGCCCTGCGGAGGCAGGTGAGGCGCGTGGAGGACCTAAAGGGCCGGACCGTGGGCGTTACGGCACCGGGCTCCTTTACGTGGTCCATCGCGGTGACATTCTTGAAGAAGGCGGGACTGGAGCCGGAGCGGGATGTCCGGCTGTTGCCGGTTGGGACCGACGCAAGCGTGATGTATACCGCCCTACAGACGGGACGAGTGGACGCCTTGGCCTTCAGCGAGCCCGTGCTGAGCCGAGTGGAGGTAGACGGGGTGGGCTTCATGCTGGTGAACATCTTCGATCCTTACGTGCTCAGGCGGTGGATGGGTACCGATCTGCTTCTGGTGGGCGTCCTGGCGACCACGGAGAGCGTGATCCGCAGCCAGCCGGAGGTGGTGGCGGCCATGGTGCGGGCCGTTCAGAAGGGGCTGGCGTACATCCGGAGTCACTCCTCCCAGGAGATCGTGCAGCTGGTGGTCAGGGACCCCAAGACGGCTCAACTCTTCCAGGGCGTGGCTCCGGAGCTGGCGGTGAAGATGATCAACCGGATCCGACACGGGTATGGGACAGGGTGCTTGAGCCGGACAGGATACGAAGCCGAGTTGCGCCGCATGATGGACACGGGGGTCATCAAGCAACCCGTGCCCTTCGAGGAGGCCCTGGAGCCCCGGTGGGCGGGGGTGTGCGCCCGGTGA
- a CDS encoding ABC transporter substrate-binding protein — MRPVMEPSLTLTLAAGPYDRLEPLRDGTVRPEGMRLVYVPVEEPPEAFLRGLAGEFDAFELSCSLYLSRRAEGDFPFVALPVFPSRMFRHGYVFVREGRGIEHPKDLEGRRVGVPEFTQTALVWIRGILQEEYGVDLRSITWVVGEANRPGHRPAVISGRPRGEGWKLEPAPEGYSLDRMLVEGLLDAYMGAVRPRSFGVDPRIRRLFPNYREVERAYYRRTGIFPIMHTVVVREELLRQHPWVATSLYRAFCRAKEVAFERMAYSPALRYSLPWLHADLEELQELFGADPWPYGIEPNRKVLETLLRYLQEQGLLARPMPLEEAFAPVHVFEGQ, encoded by the coding sequence GTGCGCCCGGTGATGGAACCCTCTCTCACGCTGACCCTGGCCGCGGGCCCCTACGACCGTCTGGAGCCCCTCCGAGACGGTACCGTGAGGCCGGAGGGAATGCGGCTTGTGTACGTCCCTGTGGAGGAACCTCCAGAGGCGTTCCTACGGGGGCTCGCGGGGGAGTTCGACGCCTTCGAGCTCAGCTGCTCCCTGTACCTCTCCCGGCGGGCGGAAGGGGATTTTCCCTTCGTGGCCCTGCCGGTCTTCCCTTCCCGCATGTTCCGGCACGGGTACGTCTTCGTCCGGGAAGGGAGGGGGATCGAGCACCCGAAGGATCTGGAAGGGAGAAGGGTGGGCGTTCCGGAGTTCACGCAGACGGCCCTGGTCTGGATCCGGGGAATCCTGCAGGAGGAGTACGGGGTGGATCTTCGGTCCATTACGTGGGTGGTAGGGGAGGCGAACCGACCTGGGCACCGGCCGGCGGTCATTTCCGGCCGGCCCCGGGGGGAGGGGTGGAAGTTGGAGCCCGCTCCGGAGGGCTACAGCCTGGACCGGATGTTGGTGGAAGGGCTGTTGGATGCGTACATGGGGGCGGTGCGCCCTCGCTCCTTCGGAGTGGATCCCCGCATCCGTCGGCTCTTCCCGAACTACCGGGAGGTGGAGCGGGCGTACTACCGCCGCACGGGGATTTTCCCCATCATGCACACGGTGGTGGTGCGGGAGGAATTGCTCCGCCAGCACCCTTGGGTGGCCACGAGCCTCTATCGGGCCTTCTGTCGGGCGAAGGAGGTGGCGTTCGAGCGCATGGCCTACAGCCCCGCGCTGCGCTATAGCCTGCCCTGGCTGCACGCGGACCTGGAGGAGCTCCAGGAACTCTTTGGGGCGGATCCCTGGCCGTACGGAATCGAGCCGAACCGGAAGGTTCTGGAGACACTGCTCCGGTACCTCCAGGAGCAGGGGCTGTTGGCCCGGCCGATGCCTCTCGAGGAGGCATTTGCCCCTGTCCACGTCTTCGAAGGGCAATAG
- a CDS encoding aminomethyl transferase family protein, producing the protein MGSAGPRNLQEILEQVPNITDYLYNNRTGARAFPVVPAEFTNWRDEQHAWRETVALLDLSYHMSDLYVYGPDALPLLNFLGINSFRGFEPGQAKQLVVCSPEGYVIGDAVLFYLEPEVFQLVGRPSALNWVQYHGETGGYRVRFERDEWSLVDPHRPRRVYRFQLQGPLAPALLEALNGGPLPDVKFFHMAWLQIRGRRARFLHHGMAGVAGGEIFGPWEDREAVREAILEAGEAFGLRQVGSRAYATNTLESGWISGVLPAIYTSPALRAYREWLPATSYEATGSLGGSFYSPNIEDYYLTPWDLGYGHILKFDHDFIGREALERKVGEPHRQKVTLVWHPEDVTGVFRDLFTKPKGERAKYMDLPVPRYCMWPYDKVLNRKGECVGFSTSCGYSSNEGAMLSLAMVEEAYRAPGTEVIVVWGEPDGGSRKPSVERHVQVEIRATVGPVPYSQAAREYRTLVRGRR; encoded by the coding sequence ATGGGGAGCGCAGGACCCCGGAATCTGCAGGAGATCCTGGAGCAGGTCCCCAACATCACGGACTATCTGTACAACAACCGGACGGGAGCGCGAGCCTTCCCCGTCGTCCCCGCGGAGTTCACCAACTGGCGGGACGAGCAACATGCGTGGCGGGAGACGGTGGCGCTCCTGGATCTCTCGTACCACATGTCGGACCTGTACGTGTACGGACCCGATGCCCTCCCGCTCCTGAACTTCCTCGGCATAAACAGCTTCCGGGGATTTGAGCCCGGACAGGCCAAGCAGCTGGTGGTGTGCTCCCCGGAGGGGTATGTGATCGGGGACGCGGTGCTCTTCTACCTAGAGCCAGAGGTCTTCCAGCTGGTGGGGCGTCCCTCCGCGCTCAACTGGGTGCAGTACCACGGGGAGACCGGCGGCTACCGTGTGCGCTTTGAGCGGGACGAGTGGTCCCTGGTGGATCCCCATCGGCCCCGCCGGGTGTATCGGTTTCAGCTGCAGGGACCTCTTGCCCCGGCCCTGCTGGAGGCGCTGAACGGGGGCCCCCTTCCGGACGTGAAGTTCTTCCACATGGCTTGGCTCCAAATCCGGGGACGCCGGGCACGGTTCCTGCACCACGGCATGGCGGGCGTGGCGGGTGGGGAGATCTTCGGCCCGTGGGAGGATCGGGAGGCGGTGCGGGAGGCCATCCTGGAGGCAGGGGAGGCGTTCGGGCTGCGGCAAGTGGGCTCTCGGGCGTACGCCACGAACACATTGGAATCCGGATGGATCTCCGGAGTCTTGCCTGCCATCTACACGAGCCCTGCCCTGAGGGCGTACCGGGAGTGGCTCCCGGCCACGAGCTATGAGGCGACGGGATCCTTGGGCGGGAGCTTCTACTCCCCCAACATCGAGGACTACTACCTCACCCCCTGGGATCTGGGCTACGGACACATCCTGAAATTCGACCACGACTTCATCGGGCGGGAGGCTTTGGAGCGGAAGGTGGGAGAGCCTCACCGCCAGAAGGTGACCCTGGTGTGGCACCCGGAGGACGTCACGGGAGTGTTCCGTGACCTCTTCACGAAGCCCAAGGGCGAGCGGGCCAAGTACATGGATCTGCCCGTGCCCCGGTACTGCATGTGGCCGTACGATAAGGTGCTGAATCGAAAGGGGGAGTGCGTCGGGTTCTCCACCTCGTGCGGGTACAGCTCCAATGAGGGGGCCATGCTGTCCCTGGCCATGGTGGAGGAGGCGTACCGCGCGCCGGGAACAGAGGTCATCGTGGTGTGGGGGGAGCCGGACGGTGGGTCCCGCAAGCCCAGCGTGGAGCGGCACGTGCAGGTGGAGATCCGGGCCACGGTAGGGCCGGTGCCCTACTCCCAGGCGGCCCGGGAATACCGGACCCTGGTGCGCGGCCGGAGATGA
- a CDS encoding thiamine pyrophosphate-binding protein: MGERGPEYGSDLIVELMRRCGIEYAALNPGATFRGIHDSIVNYAGNRSPELILCTHEEIAVAVAHGYAKAKHRPMVALVHDVVGLQHASMAIFNAWCDREPVLVIGGTGPLDATQRRPWIDWVHTAHVQANLVRDYVKWDDQPASLRAIPASFYRAYRLAIQEPRGPVYLCYDVALQEARLEEPVEIPDPESYLRVTRLAPEEEALDQVARWLVESSFPVLLADRVGRDPQAIPHLVELAEEVGAAVVDTGRRHNFPSSHPLDVSDAREEVLAQADLVVALEVYDLFGALRAPVHPRSRESRSLVAPTARIVHITLGDLHARGWVHDINEPQPTTLTVLADTTVTLPLLVERVRRRLRRSEAGRGAREQRRRYLEDLHTSLQQGVRRGLEERWGERPVSPPRLAYEVWQAIRGIPWQLANGWLGGWPRRLWVFEEPDCFLGHNEGAGLGYGMGVSIGACLAHRSTERLVVNLQSEGDFLYTPGALYTASAYRLPLLIVLVNNRSYYNDEEHQAEVARLRGRPVENRGIGTRLDHPDVDYRKLAESFGVYAEGRVEDPTALPEALRRAVTVCMEERCPALVEVLCAPR, translated from the coding sequence ATGGGGGAGCGCGGGCCGGAGTACGGGTCGGACCTGATCGTGGAGCTGATGCGCCGGTGCGGGATCGAGTATGCAGCCCTCAACCCGGGAGCGACCTTCCGGGGGATCCATGATTCCATCGTGAACTACGCGGGCAACCGTTCCCCAGAGCTGATCCTCTGTACGCACGAGGAGATCGCGGTGGCCGTGGCCCACGGGTATGCCAAAGCGAAGCATAGGCCCATGGTGGCTCTGGTCCACGACGTGGTGGGACTCCAGCACGCCAGCATGGCCATCTTCAACGCATGGTGTGATCGGGAGCCTGTGTTGGTCATCGGGGGAACAGGTCCCTTGGATGCCACGCAGCGGCGCCCCTGGATCGACTGGGTACACACCGCCCACGTGCAGGCCAACCTGGTCCGGGACTACGTGAAGTGGGACGACCAACCCGCGAGCCTGCGGGCCATTCCCGCCTCCTTCTACCGGGCATACCGCCTGGCCATCCAGGAGCCCAGGGGTCCAGTATACCTGTGCTACGACGTGGCGTTACAGGAGGCGCGGTTAGAGGAGCCGGTGGAGATCCCGGACCCGGAATCGTACCTCCGGGTGACGCGCCTGGCACCGGAGGAGGAAGCCCTGGACCAGGTGGCCCGGTGGCTGGTGGAGAGCTCGTTCCCGGTTCTCCTGGCGGATCGGGTGGGACGGGACCCCCAAGCGATCCCGCACCTGGTGGAGCTCGCAGAGGAGGTCGGGGCGGCGGTGGTGGACACGGGACGCCGGCACAACTTCCCTTCCTCCCACCCGCTCGATGTGAGCGATGCGAGGGAGGAGGTTCTGGCCCAGGCAGACCTGGTGGTGGCCCTGGAGGTGTACGACCTCTTCGGGGCCCTTCGCGCGCCTGTGCATCCCCGATCCCGGGAGAGCCGGAGCCTGGTGGCCCCGACCGCCCGGATCGTCCACATCACCCTGGGAGACCTGCATGCGCGGGGATGGGTGCACGACATCAACGAACCGCAGCCCACGACGCTCACCGTCCTTGCGGACACCACGGTGACGCTTCCGCTCCTGGTTGAGCGGGTGCGAAGGCGGTTGAGACGGTCGGAAGCCGGCAGAGGGGCCCGGGAGCAGCGCCGTCGGTATCTGGAGGATCTGCACACGTCCTTACAGCAGGGGGTCCGGCGCGGGTTGGAGGAGCGCTGGGGGGAGCGGCCCGTTTCCCCGCCTCGTCTCGCGTACGAGGTCTGGCAGGCCATCCGCGGGATCCCTTGGCAGCTGGCGAATGGCTGGCTGGGAGGGTGGCCCCGGCGGCTGTGGGTCTTCGAGGAACCCGATTGCTTCCTGGGGCACAACGAAGGGGCAGGGCTCGGGTACGGCATGGGAGTCTCCATCGGCGCCTGCCTGGCGCATCGGAGTACGGAGCGTCTCGTGGTGAACCTTCAGTCCGAGGGAGATTTCCTGTACACGCCTGGAGCCCTGTACACCGCGAGCGCTTACCGATTGCCCTTGTTGATCGTCCTGGTGAACAACCGTTCGTACTACAACGATGAGGAGCACCAAGCGGAGGTGGCCCGCCTTCGGGGACGGCCTGTGGAGAACCGGGGGATCGGGACGCGTCTGGATCACCCGGACGTGGACTACCGGAAACTGGCGGAGTCCTTCGGCGTGTACGCGGAAGGGCGGGTGGAGGACCCCACGGCCCTTCCGGAAGCGCTCCGAAGGGCCGTCACGGTCTGCATGGAGGAGCGGTGTCCTGCGCTGGTGGAGGTCCTGTGCGCCCCCCGATAG
- a CDS encoding VOC family protein: protein MEIRRVGHIGLYARNLDAGTRWYQEILGLEVTERADGAAYLSCDATHHGLILYEGNPPGAHHFGFEAPNERAVEQAAQELRSAGVETVEVTVPGQGLTIAFQDPEGYPVWIYCGMRRRYDGTRFPVWAPRKFGHITAKVTDIRGQVAFYEKVLGFRVSDWMASVMVWMRCSPDHHGVAWIQADRANLHHLAWEVQDWSALRALADHMLNHGVRLLYGPGRHGPGFNLFLYVRNPDGVLNELFADMLQIWNDDEYTPLVWEDRPETINQWGPAPPPEFLE, encoded by the coding sequence ATGGAGATCCGGCGGGTGGGGCACATCGGCCTCTATGCCCGGAACCTGGATGCGGGCACCCGGTGGTACCAGGAGATCCTGGGGTTGGAGGTCACGGAGCGCGCGGACGGAGCCGCATACCTCAGCTGTGATGCCACTCACCACGGGCTGATCCTGTACGAGGGGAATCCTCCGGGGGCGCACCACTTCGGGTTCGAAGCTCCAAACGAGCGGGCGGTGGAGCAGGCGGCCCAGGAGCTCCGGAGCGCAGGGGTGGAGACCGTGGAGGTGACGGTCCCGGGGCAGGGCCTGACCATCGCGTTCCAGGATCCGGAGGGATATCCCGTCTGGATCTACTGCGGCATGCGGAGACGGTACGACGGGACACGGTTCCCCGTGTGGGCGCCCCGGAAGTTCGGGCACATCACCGCGAAGGTGACGGACATCCGCGGGCAGGTGGCGTTCTACGAGAAGGTGCTGGGGTTCCGGGTCTCCGACTGGATGGCCTCCGTGATGGTGTGGATGCGCTGCAGTCCGGACCATCACGGCGTGGCGTGGATCCAGGCCGACCGGGCGAATCTGCACCACCTGGCCTGGGAGGTCCAGGACTGGAGCGCGCTGCGGGCCCTGGCGGACCACATGCTGAACCATGGCGTCCGGCTCCTGTACGGACCCGGTCGGCACGGCCCCGGCTTCAACCTGTTCCTGTACGTCCGCAACCCGGATGGGGTCCTCAACGAGCTCTTCGCGGACATGCTCCAGATCTGGAACGACGACGAGTACACGCCGCTCGTCTGGGAGGACCGCCCCGAGACCATCAACCAGTGGGGGCCGGCCCCACCCCCGGAGTTCCTGGAGTAG